From a region of the Drosophila ananassae strain 14024-0371.13 chromosome XL, ASM1763931v2, whole genome shotgun sequence genome:
- the LOC6503017 gene encoding vanin-like protein 1, whose amino-acid sequence MMAIKVLVLLLIAFLGQSHQRSQPSDATYYAGVVEHMGAPASITSPRDRTTYISTEFQRIIASDEAKDLDIIVFPEHVTNYKETASFVPHGGQNVTPCYQTDYDLLLIEMSCAARATGIYVVINLIEKEICANGSGSNTYDPCPAQGIRFFNTNVVFDRSGRVISRYRKTHLWRHEYNSRSVLRQPDVSTFATDFGVTFGHFICFDMLFYEPAMVLVRDLNITDIIYPTYWFSELPFLTALQLQEGWSFGNNVNLLAADASDPAGKTTGSGIYAGRLGRLQAEIFAQPTTRLLKARVPKKDRVQQLGDQVEELFTPRLITPRLTGVDTYRDYNVDIFETVLLEPDFLEVSQRLCHGTFCCDFSAKRALTPGDITADLLTYRYRIAAYSGDETTVIRVDRSEQAVCAIIACTNASLLSCGSIFPASGGQVANKHYFAEIKINASFPAAPRGRRLIMPSTLDGSFKPIAVSKFDWSESPAPAAKNPDKETRISLDLIRPQNDLLTFAIWANYYTDLPSTHNLDHMQPTTEGAVVPTPTSGAPSMVWKSLTSLLVLISLIFQF is encoded by the exons ATGATGGCTATCAAAGTTCTTGTCCTTTTGCTTATTGCGTTTTTGGGCCAATCGCATCAG CGCTCTCAGCCCAGTGATGCTACATATTACGCCGGAGTTGTGGAGCATATGGGGGCACCGGCTAGTATCACATCCCCCAGGGATCGTACCACCTACATCTCGACCGAATTCCAAAGGATTATTGCCTCGGATGAGGCCAAGGACTTGGATATCATTGTATTCCCGGAGCATGTGACCAACTACAAGGAGACTGCCTCTTTTGTGCCACACGGTGGCCAGAACGTGACGCCCTGCTACCAAACGGACTACGATCTCCTGCTGATCGAGATGTCCTGCGCCGCTCGGGCCACCGGCATCTACGTGGTGATCAACTTAATTGAAAAGGAGATTTGCGCCAATGGCAGTGGATCGAATACCTATGATCCGTGTCCGGCTCAGGGTATCCGTTTCTTCAACACAAATGTGGTCTTCGATCGGAGTGGCAGAGTGATATCTCGCTACCGGAAGACCCATTTGTGGCGCCACGAATACAATTCCAGGTCTGTGCTCCGCCAGCCGGATGTTTCCACATTCGCTACGGATTTCGGTGTGACCTTCGGTCACTTCATTTGCTTCGATATGCTCTTCTACGAACCGGCCATGGTCCTGGTGAGGGATCTCAATATCACGGATATTATCTATCCGACGTATTGGTTCTCGGAGCTGCCCTTCCTCACGGCCCTCCAGTTGCAGGAGGGTTGGTCCTTCGGGAACAACGTCAATCTCCTGGCGGCGGATGCCAGTGATCCGGCGGGCAAGACAACCGGATCCGGTATCTATGCCGGACGATTGGGACGCCTGCAGGCGGAGATCTTCGCCCAGCCGACGACACGATTGCTGAAAGCCCGTGTCCCCAAGAAGGATCGAGTCCAGCAACTGGGCGACCAGGTGGAGGAGCTATTCACCCCCCGACTGATCACTCCACGGCTGACCGGAGTGGACACCTATCGGGACTATAATGTTGATATTTTCGAGACCGTTCTTTTGGAGCCGGACTTCCTGGAGGTGTCACAACGCCTGTGTCACGGCACTTTCTGTTGTGATTTCTCGGCGAAGAGGGCTCTGACTCCGGGCGACATTACGGCTGACCTCTTGACCTATCGCTATCGTATCGCCGCCTATTCGGGCGATGAGACGACCGTTATCCGTGTGGATCGTTCCGAGCAGGCGGTCTGTGCCATTATTGCCTGCACGAACGCTAGTCTCCTCAGCTGTGGCTCCATATTTCCGGCATCCGGCGGCCAAGTCGCCAATAAACATTACTTTGCGGAGATCAAGATCAACGCCAGTTTCCCGGCTGCTCCGCGCGGTCGTCGCCTCATCATGCCCAGCACTCTGGATGGCAGCTTCAAGCCCATCGCCGTCTCCAAGTTCGATTGGTCGGAGTCGCCGGCTCCGGCTGCAAAAAATCCGGACAAGGAAACCCGGATCAGCTTGGATCTGATTCGGCCGCAAAACGACCTGCTGACGTTTGCCATTTGGGCCAATTACTACACGGACCTGCCCAGTACCCACAACTTGGATCACATGCAACCAACAACAGAGGGCGCTGTTGTGCCGACCCCGACCTCAGGGGCGCCATCTATGGTCTGGAAATCACTCACTTCACTTTTGGTTCTAATAAGtctaatttttcaattttaa
- the LOC6503018 gene encoding vanin-like protein 1, translated as MLDISRGLVFLCLIFGLWPDLSKQASLKEEDYYTAGVVEFLTSSLSENVAAYVDIINSENASSTDIIVFPESTLNDHSSTTFVPDPKELVNPCLSDPNATYFEEFLVTISCAARNANKYVVINLTEKQKCEDVPEDTRPCASNGLNVYNTNAVFDRQGVVVSRYRKIHLWVEEKNTTYLPELITFETDFGVIFGHFICYDILFYSPAHQLIREQGIKDFVYPTMWFSQLPFHTAVQIQQGWAYSNDVNLLAAGASLPTPDGSTGSGIYHGRDGTLVSVMRQDSGERTIYVAQVPKYSSSGGGIEKRARRSTPRQVATNSRITLTRDQLEDYETEVIEFGDGTAPGNLSRTLCQGSFCCRFNISWRFLERTDDNASFYSYRIGAFDGLPKRDEVEVNYIRNCGLFSCSGPGIEDCGQLIANSGESQIAFTHLEIGVTFPESREFLLFPQSLLDDLLPLEPSQFEWSQEKASEESYQHEVRFTLKDSQEVSNLLSFTVYGNYYDNECTYGVGSEEEQESCGYKSSASRRDVIGSGLITLLVILALA; from the exons ATGTTGGATATTTCTAGAGGCCTAGTATTTCTTTGCCTAATTTTTGGACTATGGCCTGATTTAAGTAAACAG gCTTCCCTGAAGGAAGAAGACTACTATACAGCTGGAGTGGTGGAGTTTCTGACGTCTTCCTTGTCCGAAAACGTAGCCGCCTATGTGGATATAATTAATTCTGAGAATGCCAGTTCTACGGACATTATTGTCTTTCCGGAAAGTACTCTCAACGACCACAGTTCCACGACATTCGTCCCAGATCCCAAGGAGCTGGTGAATCCCTGTCTGAGCGATCCCAATGCCACTTACTTTGAGGAGTTCCTGGTCACCATTTCGTGTGCCGCTCGGAATGCCAACAAGTACGTGGTCATCAATCTCACGGAGAAGCAGAAGTGCGAGGATGTTCCGGAGGACACCAGGCCCTGTGCCTCCAATGGCCTCAATGTCTACAACACCAACGCTGTCTTCGATCGCCAGGGAGTGGTGGTGTCTCGTTACCGGAAGATTCATCTTTGGGTTGAGGAGAAAAACACCACATACCTGCCGGAGCTGATAACCTTCGAGACGGACTTCGGGGTCATCTTTGGGCATTTCATTTGCTACGACATCCTCTTCTATAGCCCGGCTCACCAGCTCATCCGGGAACAAGGCATCAAGGACTTTGTTTACCCAACTATGTGGTTCTCCCAATTGCCGTTCCATACAG CTGTTCAGATCCAGCAGGGATGGGCTTATAGCAATGACGTGAACCTTCTGGCCGCCGGAGCCAGTCTTCCCACCCCAGACGGAAGCACTGGGTCGGGTATTTACCATGGAAGGGATGGCACCTTGGTCAGTGTGATGCGACAGGACTCTGGCGAGCGGACGATCTACGTGGCTCAGGTTCCAAAGTACTCCAGCAGTGGTGGAGGCATTGAGAAGAGGGCCAGGAGGAGTACACCCAGGCAGGTGGCCACCAATTCCAGGATAACCTTGACGAGAGACCAACTAGAGGACTACGAAACGGAAGTGATTGAGTTCGGAGACGGTACTGCCCCCGGGAATCTCAGCAGGACTCTTTGTCAGGGCAGCTTCTGCTGTCGCTTCAACATCTCATGGCGATTCCTGGAGAGGACCGACGACAATGCCAGCTTCTACAGCTATCGGATTGGAGCCTTCGATGGTTTGCCGAAAAGGGATGAGGTGGAAGTCAACTACATCAGAAATTGTGGATTGTTCAGCTGCTCTGGGCCAGGAATAGAGGATTGTGGACAGCTAATTGCTAACTCCGGGGAGTCCCAGATAGCCTTCACCCATTTGGAGATCGGGGTCACCTTTCCGGAGTCTCGGGAGTTTCTGCTGTTTCCTCAGTCTTTATTGGATGACCTTCTGCCCCTAGAGCCAAGCCAGTTCGAGTGGTCCCAGGAGAAGGCCTCGGAGGAGAG CTACCAACACgaggtgagattcaccctgaAGGACTCCCAGGAGGTGAGCAACCTTCTCAGCTTTACGGTTTATGGAAATTACTACGACAACGAGTGTACTTACGGAGTTGGCAGCGAAGAAGAGCAAGAGTCCTGCGGCTACAAGAGTAGTGCCAGTCGAAGGGATGTCATCGGGAGTGGGCTGATCACACTCTTGGTTATCCTGGCACTAGCTTGA
- the LOC6503019 gene encoding vanin-like protein 1, whose amino-acid sequence MAEFASWWKLLILFCLLPDMSQQAALAEADYYTAGVVEFRQAISLSPTADNAAAYAKIINSENATATDIIVFPESTLNGESTSTFVPHPDEQVNPCLSDPNATYFEEFLVTISCAARNASKYVVINLTEKQKCEDVPEDTRPCASNGLNVYNTNAVFDRQGVVVSRYRKVHLYGEPKNSTYQPELITFETDFGVTFGHFICFDILFYTPAHQLAAEQGITDFVFPAMWFSQLPFLTAVQIQQGWAYSNNVNLLAAGASRPSIGNSGSGIYHGRNGTLTSVMRQDSGERTIYVAQVPKFAKSRSLQKRMKRDLGGSTSRQVATTSSYFMKRDYLENYETEVLELGSGKPGNLSRTLCQGSFCCHFNISWRFLEGTGDSSSYYSYRLGTYDGWRNEQRVDANYIRNCGLFTCSGPTIDDCGQLLPISGELQEPQVAFTRLEIGVTYPESREFLLIPQSLLDNLMPLEPSQFEWSQEKASEESYQHEVRFALKDSQEVSNLLTFAVYGNYYDNECTYGVGNEEEQVSCGYRSSATRSEVLGSGLIISVAILALTWSRN is encoded by the exons ATGGCGGAATTCGCTTCTTGGTGGAAGCTTCTCATTTTATTTTGCCTGTTGCCGGACATGAGTCAGCAG GCGGCTCTGGCCGAGGCGGACTACTATACGGCCGGCGTGGTGGAATTTCGCCAGGCGATCAGTCTCTCGCCCACCGCAGACAACGCCGCCGCCTATGCGAAGATCATTAATTCGGAGAACGCCACTGCCACGGACATCATAGTCTTCCCGGAGAGCACTCTCAACGGCGAGAGCACTTCCACATTTGTCCCACATCCCGACGAGCAGGTTAATCCCTGTCTGAGCGATCCCAATGCCACTTACTTTGAGGAGTTCCTGGTCACCATTTCGTGTGCCGCCCGGAACGCCAGCAAGTACGTGGTCATCAATCTCACGGAGAAGCAGAAGTGCGAGGATGTTCCGGAGGACACCAGGCCCTGTGCCTCCAATGGCCTCAATGTCTACAACACTAACGCGGTCTTCGATCGCCAGGGAGTGGTTGTGTCTCGTTACCGCAAGGTCCACCTGTACGGTGAGCCCAAGAACAGTACCTACCAGCCGGAGCTGATCACCTTCGAGACGGACTTTGGGGTAACCTTCGGTCACTTCATCTGCTTCGACATCCTCTTCTACACGCCGGCCCACCAACTGGCCGCCGAGCAGGGTATCACGGACTTCGTCTTCCCGGCCATGTGGTTCTCCCAGCTGCCCTTCCTGACGG CCGTCCAGATCCAGCAGGGCTGGGCTTACAGCAACAACGTTAACCTCCTGGCGGCCGGAGCTAGTCGTCCTTCCATCGGAAACAGTGGCTCCGGCATCTACCACGGACGCAATGGCACTCTGACCAGTGTGATGAGGCAGGACTCCGGCGAGCGGACTATCTATGTGGCTCAGGTGCCCAAGTTTGCGAAGAGCAGGTCCCTCCAGAAGCGGATGAAGAGGGATCTGGGGGGGAGCACATCCCGGCAGGTGGCCACCACTTCCAGCTATTTCATGAAGCGCGACTACCTGGAGAACTATGAGACGGAGGTCCTGGAGCTTGGCAGCGGGAAGCCCGGAAACCTCAGCAGGACTCTCTGCCAGGGCAGCTTCTGTTGTCACTTCAACATCTCGTGGCGGTTCCTGGAAGGGACTGGAGATAGCTCCAGCTACTACAGCTACCGACTTGGCACTTACGACGGCTGGCGGAACGAGCAGCGGGTGGACGCCAATTACATCAGGAACTGTGGACTGTTCACCTGCTCGGGTCCTACGATAGACGACTGTGGCCAGTTGCTGCCCATCTCCGGGGAGTTGCAAGAGCCACAGGTGGCCTTCACCCGCCTGGAGATCGGAGTCACCTACCCGGAGTCTCGGGAGTTCCTGTTGATTCCTCAGTCGCTTCTGGACAACCTGATGCCCCTAGAGCCCAGCCAGTTCGAGTGGTCCCAGGAGAAGGCCTCAGAGGAGAG CTACCAGCACGAGGTGAGATTCGCCCTGAAGGACTCCCAGGAGGTGAGCAACCTGCTCACCTTTGCGGTTTATGGAAATTACTACGACAACGAGTGCACTTATGGAGTAGGCAACGAGGAGGAGCAAGTGTCCTGCGGCTACAGGAGTAGTGCCACTCGAAGCGAGGTCCTTGGGAGTGGACTTATCATATCCGTGGCTATCCTGGCCCTGACTTGGTCGAGGAACTAA
- the LOC6503020 gene encoding vanin-like protein 3, whose amino-acid sequence MAFGFLWLLPVALQTVVLGLDFYTAGVAEFRPSIVGGNSEQLLAENLEGYLQLIAAGNSTTDILVFPEATLNSVLQLTAVPAFTEQSLCDESPQDDAEIAPFLRRLACAAREFRTYLVVNVKEKALDKGSASGHAIYNTNVVFDRSGAVVSRYRKWNLYLESNTNRTESPQLATFRTDFNVTFGHFVCFDMLFYAPAQELVEGLGVRHVIVTKMFNSELPFLTAIQFQQGWAWANKVNLLAAGASLPQAGISGSGIYAGVQGTVARVLITDSDVGDRKMLLARLPVNPDDIIPLEEEPAEPEAITSVRLKLLQQPDMDMFSTWELPMVGGSSVNKSICQEDLCCRFEADWTTNGSVPGYSYRMGVWVGRRRYEEEQYSSIRLCGLFACRSGDAASCGLLDSQDNVVLLTQGLEFTKLLIEGEFVRRPRRLISPSTLSASGFYPLQPSQMSWATEEQDNVTLVRMQLKQPQGHLMTFAIYGNYFDESAGGGGSSLVTAPGVLLPLLLVLLLTIKMYFK is encoded by the exons AtggcttttggctttttgtgGCTCCTGCCCGTGGCGCTTCAGACTGTGGTTCTCGGTTTGGATTTCTACACCGCCGGCGTTGCGGAGTTCCGACCCTCCATCGTGGGCGGCAATTCGGAGCAGCTGCTGGCCGAGAATCTGGAGGGGTACCTGCAGCTCATAGCCGCCGGCAATAGCACCACTGACATCCTCGTCTTTCCGGAGGCCACTCTCAACAGTGTCCTCCAGCTGACAGCAGTGCCGGCCTTCACCGAACAGAGTCTGTGCGACGAGTCCCCCCAGGACGATGCGGAGATAGCTCCGTTCCTGCGTCGACTGGCCTGTGCTGCTCGAGAATTCCGCACCTACCTGGTGGTCAATGTAAAGGAGAAGGCTCTGGACAAAGGGAGCGCCTCCGGACATGCCATCTACAATACGAACGTTGTCTTTGACCGGAGCGGAGCGGTGGTGTCTCGTTATCGAAAGTGGAACCTCTACTTGGAGTCCAACACCAATCGCACCGAGAGCCCCCAACTGGCCACTTTCCGTACGGATTTCAATGTGACCTTTGGCCATTTTGTTTGCTTTGACATGCTCTTCTATGCTCCGGCCCAGGAGCTGGTGGAGGGATTGGGTGTCCGGCATGTGATTGTCACCAAAATGTTCAACTCGGAGCTGCCTTTCCTGACGG CCATTCAATTCCAACAGGGCTGGGCCTGGGCCAACAAAGTGAATCTCCTGGCAGCCGGAGCGAGTCTTCCCCAGGCCGGCatcagtggcagtggcatcTATGCCGGCGTCCAAGGCACCGTGGCCCGTGTCCTGATTACGGATAGCGACGTGGGCGACAGGAAGATGCTGTTGGCAAGGCTGCCCGTCAACCCGGATGACATCATACCCCTGGAGGAGGAGCCGGCGGAACCGGAAGCCATAACATCTGTCCGCCTAAAGCTCCTCCAGCAACCGGACATGGACATGTTCAGCACGTGGGAGTTGCCCATGGTTGGAGGCAGTTCCGTTAACAAAAGCATCTGTCAGGAGGATCTCTGTTGCCGGTTTGAGGCCGATTGGACTACGAATGGATCCGTTCCGGGGTACAGCTACCGGATGGGCGTCTGGGTGGGCAGGAGGAGGTACGAGGAGGAGCAGTACAGTTCGATCCGCCTCTGTGGACTCTTCGCCTGCCGGAGTGGTGATGCAGCGAGTTGTGGGCTACTGGACTCCCAGGATAATGTAGTCCTGTTGACCCAAGGCTTGGAGTTCACGAAACTCCTCATCGAGGGGGAGTTCGTCCGCCGACCCAGGCGCCTGATCTCGCCCAGCACTCTGAGTGCCTCCGGTTTCTATCCCCTGCAACCGAGTCAGATGTCCTGGGCCACCGAGGAGCAGGATAATGTGACGCTGGTCAGGATGCAACTGAAACAGCCTCAAGGACATTTAATGACATTTGCCATTTATGGCAATTATTTTGATGAAAGTGCAGGAGGTGGTGGGAGTTCTCTTGTAACTGCTCCGGGAGTCCTTTTGCCTCTGCTATTAGTCCTCCTGCTGACCATTAAGATGTATTTTAAGTAA